The genomic DNA CAAAATGTAAAAAATGTTTTGGTCATGGATTTAAAGAAGAAAAAAGCAGTTTTGAAGTATCTATTCCAGAAGGTGTAAACGATGGAAACCGAATAAGAATTTCAGACAAAGGAAATATTGCACCTGATAATACAAGAGGGGATTTATATTTACAAATATCAGTAAAAGAAGACAAACATTTTGTAAGACATGATGATGATATTTATATTGAAGTTCCTATCTTTTTCACACAAGTTGCATTGGGCGCTAGTATTACCATTCCTTCTTTAAGAGGGGAATTAGAGCTTAAAATACCTGCTGGTACAAAAGACAAAGAACAATTTAACTTTAAGAACGAAGGGGTTAAATCGGTTCAAGGTTATGGCATTGGAAGTTTAGTCGTACAAATTAAAATTAAATATCCAAGTACTTTAAACACTGAACAAAAAGATTTACTTGAAAAACTTCAAGAATCTTTTGGTGCACAAAGTAAACCACATGAACGTAATTTTGATTCAATGTTCGATAAAGTAAAAAACTGGTTTAAATAATCAATTTTATTAAGCTGAAAATTACACACTCCTGTAATTTTCAGTTTTTCTAAAGTTATTATACTAATTAAAAATACATTCATCCTAATTTATCCACCCTACTCTTTAAATTTTTTACAAATTAAAACTAAAATAATAATTTTATCTGCTCACTTTTAAACGTTTTTTCTTTCATATTTATCCTTTCTTAACACATTTGGCACTTTTTATTTACCAAGAAGTAGTGTTTTTAGTAAAAATAAGCAAGTTGTTTCCTCCAAATTGTTATAATATGAATAGAAGAAGAAGGATTTAAATGCAAATAAAGGTACAAGCAATGGGTGATTATCAAACCAATTGTTATATAGTAACTATTAATGATAAAGATTTAATTATTGACCCTGGAATGAATTCACTGCCCTGGATAAAAGAACAGGTGAACAATCCAATTGCTGTTTTAAATACCCATGGACATTTTGATCATGTTTGGTCCAATGATATTGTTTGTAAAACGTATAATATTAAACTGCATACCCCTAAAAAAGATATTTTTATGTTAAGCATGGATTCTTATGGTTTGGGAATGCCACATTCTGCTGCTGATGTTGAAATAGAAGAAGATGAAGAAATTGAAATACAAGGTATTAAAATTAAGTTTCATTTTTTTCCAGGACATACACCTGGTTGTTCGATGATTCAAATTGACAAAGATTTGTTTTCAGGAGATTTTATTTTTAAAGACAGTATTGGTCGCTGTGATTTTCCTTATTCAAATGTTGAAGATATGAAACATTCTCTTAAAAAAGTACTTTCTTGGGAAAAGGACTACAATATTCATCCTGGACATGGTATTTCTACTACATTAAAAGCAGAAAATAACTCTTTAGTGCAGTGGCTAAATTACCTATAAGTGAAATTATAATAAAATGCTATTAAATATTATTTGTTTGTCAATGAAAGGTAAATTATAAAAAGAAATATTATTAAAGAACTTACTTGCCTAAAAACCAAAGATAAAGAAAAACTCTTAATCTTAGAAGAAAAAATAATTAATAATAAAAATATCAATGAAACCTACGGGCTTCTAAATGATTTTTTTCACAATAATTATTCAATAAATTCTTTTGAGCTTTTGATTAAAGATAAAAGTAAAGTAAAAAAAGAATTATTATTCAGTGTAAAACATGGTTCTATTTCAAAGAGTTCTCTCTTTCTTAGCTACACTCTTAATAATGATGTTGATATCAGTTTTGATCTTTTCTATAACGATAAGATAAGTGTAGAAGAAATAGAAAACACCAGTGAAATACTTAAAAATCTGACCTTGTTTTTGTCAAATATGGTATATACCATTTATTTAAACGATACCATTAAAAAGTTAAAACTTATTGACTATACAACAGGTTTGTACAATAGAAAATATTTAGTGCAACACTTAGAAAAAATGTTGCCTCTTGCTCAAAGAGAAAAACACGTGATTGGTTTTTTAAGTATTGGAATTGACCGTTTTAAAGCAATTATTGAAGAATTCTCTTATGATATAGGAGAGGAAGTACTTATTAAACTGGCACATATGCTTGTTAAAGAAGTACGAACTTCTGATATCGTTATTCATCTGGAAGCAGATGAATTTTTGATTGTTTTGCCCAATGTTGATAATATAAATAATGCAAGTTTTATTGCACAAAAACTTGTAGACAAATTTTCAAAAATAGAGTTTTTACTTAAGAAAGGTGCAATATTAAAGAAAACTATTTGTGCGGGCGTTTCTTTATATCCAAATGATTCTGCTACAATTGAGGATATACTTAAAAATTCTGATATTTCATTATTGGAAGCTAGAAATACTGGACGCTCAAAAGTTTTTCAATATTCAAAAGAGTTATCTTCAAGCCTAGAGCTTTTTTAGGAGAAAAAATGAAAAGTATATTAGAACTAATTAAAAAATCTGCAAATGATGAAAGAGCCTTTGTTGCACTGGAACGTATATATGGACTTAATGATCAATTGATGTATGCAAGAAATATAACAGAAAGTGCTGATTATATTTTCACATGGTTAAGTATTCATTTTAATGTAGACAATTTAACCTTTTCACTCTTTGATATTGATGATAATACAAAAAGTATTATTTATAAAAAAGGTGAAGAATTTTATCTTGATGATGAACTTACTATGTTTTTTATTATAAATACGCATACGAACTTAAATGCAATAGTTTCTTTTAATACCAACTCAAAAGTACACTTTGAAATACTACAGCGTAATTATTCTGTGATTGAAGCTGCTTTTAGCCAAATTGCACCTATTATTCAAAGTGGAATCCTTAAGAAAAATTATGTAGAATCACAAAGTATTGATTCTGTTACTAATGTATACAACCGACAATACTTAACAAAACATGTAAAAAAACTTTTATCTTTATCAAAAAACAAAACATCAAGTATTTATTTTTTAATGATTGGTATTGATCATTTCAAAGCAGTTATTGATGAATTTGATTACGACGTAGGAGATAAGGTTCTAATTGAACTTGCAAAAGTGATTCATGGGAATATTTCAGAATTTGATGTTGTTGCTAGATTAACAGGAGATGAATTTTTAGTTTCTTTAATCAATACATCTTCTAAAAATGAAGTGGAAAAAACAGCGCAAAAAATCATTGAAGAATTTTCTAAAATTGAAATTACAGTTCATGAAAAATACATTCTTAAAAAAACAATTTGTATAGGGCTTACCTTATATCACACGTATGAATCCATTGATGATGCGATAAAAAATGCGGATATGGCACTTTATGAAGCTAAAAATACAGGAAGAAGTACCCTACAACATTTTACAGAGATAAAAGAAGAGGATACAATTGATTTATTTTAAAGTTTTTGCTTTAATATAAACTCTTTTTGGCGCAGGATAACCTTCTATGGTTTTTGATGAGTCATTGGGATCTAAAAAATCTTCCAAACTTTGATCAAAAGACCAAGGTGTTTTTCTTTGTTCTTCATTAGAAGTAACAGTAGTAGCTAAAACTTCTATCTCTCCAAACCCTGCTCTGTTTAACCAATTTTTTAAAGCTTTTATACTTGGTATAAAATAGATATTTGGTATTTTAGAATACCTATCATGAGGTGTTAGACTTACTTCTTCTTCTGAATCTATCATAAAAGTATCAATTAAAATTTCTCCACCTTTATTTAATCCTCTGTTTAAAGATTTTAGTGTTCCAACAGGATCTGGTCTGTGATACAAAACACCCAACATAAAAATAAAGTCAAATTTATGATTGTATGCTTCTAAATGCTCAACCCCTAACATTTCATATTCAATATTACTTTTATAAAAATGATTGATAAATTCAAACTGTAACATAGGCAAAGGAGCAGGGTCAAAACCAATAATTTTTTTAGGCTTATCTTCTAACATTCTAAACATGTAATACCCATTATTACAGCCAATATCTGCAACAACTTTGTCTTTTAAATTAAAAAAAGGACGTATTAAATCATATTTAATATTGCTTTGCCATTCAGAATTAATTTCCAGTCCAAAAAGATTGAAAGGTCCTTTTCTCCAAGGAATCAATGTTTTTGCAGTTTCTAATAATGCAGCATGCTCTTCTTCGTTTAATTCATCTGCTTTTCCAATACAAACACTGTCCTTAAGACTAATGTCTTCACTACTAATATTCATTTCTTTTAGACGGTTTAATTGATCAACCCAAGGTTTGACATTTTTCCATTCTAAACATTTAACTTTTTTTAATTTTAATTTCTCTATATCCATTTTGGAAGTATAGCCAAAGTATATAAATCTTTGCCATTACTTTTAGGGAATAAGTAAACACACATTATGTATAAATTGAGTAAAATCAATCCTTTGAAACCTAAGTTTAGTTATAATTGTCTTTTTAGAACAATGAGTTAATTCTTCATTAATTATTTGTTATTAAAATCATCTTGATACTAAATAAATACACGCTATATACACAATAATTTTATATAATTGATTTTATTTAGATGATATATATACAAAGGACTATATGTGAGCAAAATCACTGATATTTTTTTCTCTTTTAAACTAGCGCTCTCCTTACTGGCAATCTTAGCTATTGGTGCAGGAGTTGCAACTTTTATTGAAAATGACTATGGAACTTCTACTGCAAGAGTATTAGTATTCAATCATCTTTGGTATGAAATGGTTTTCGTACTTATAAGTATTAACTTATCCTGTATTATGTACAAAAGAAAAATGTGGAAAGTCCCTGCTAGGTTTTTAATACATTCTTCTTTTCTTGTCATTTTATTAGGTGCTGGAATTACAAGATACATGGGATACGAAGGTATTATTCATATAAGAGAAGGAGAAACGTCAAATCTTATGATCTCTCAAGAACCTTATTTACAAGTTAGAATAAAACTAAAAAACAAAGGTTTTTACAAAGAATTTCCAATGGAATTTGGAGCAATTGGCGACAAACACTTCTCTCACGATATTAGTTTTGATGAAAAAATTCTAAATGTTACTCTTAATAACTTTTTTTATGTTAAAAAAGGAAAAGATGACATGAGTATTTTAACCGTTGATGCTACATTAAATGGTATTACAAAAACAGTTAAATTACCAGGGAAAAGAGGAATTCAAGGAGTACCAAGAACAGTAAGTTTTGGTGACACCTTAATTACAATGGAATATGGTTCAAAAACATTAAAACTGCCATTTTCACTTCGTTTAAATGACTTTCAACTTGAACGATACCCAGGAAGTATGAGTCCTGCTTCTTATGCATCTGAAGTTACTGTAATTAAAAAAGGTGAAAAACCTTATGATTACAGAATATTTATGAACAATACGTTAAAAGAAGGAAACTTTTTATTTTTCCAAAGCTCTTTTGATCCCGATGAGAAAGGTACTGTTTTGTCTGTTAATAATGATCCTGGAAAATGGCCAACATATTTTGGTTATATGATGTTAATTCTTGGTTTTACACTCAACCTATTTGATAAAAAATCACGTTTTAGTAAACTTACTAAAATGGTAAAAGAAAAAAATATTGCTTATGCGCTAATTTTATCTTTACTGTCTTTTTCTGCATTGGATGTTAAAGCAGAAACACTTCCGTTTGTACAACAAGAAGTATTCATAAAATATGCAAAAGACTTAAATACAAATGCAAAAGATATATCACAAAACTTTGCAAAATTAACTGTACAAAGTAATGGTGGAAGAATGAAACCACTTGAAGCTCTAAATAAAGAAATAGTAAATAAACTCTCAGGAAGAGACAATTTATTTTCTTTAAATTACAATCAAATAGTATTGGGTATGTTAAGCAGACCAGAAATTTGGAGAGATGTAAAAATGATCTCCATAAAAACACCAAAACTTAAAAAAATACTTGGTCTTGATGTAAAAAGTAAATATATCGCATTTTCAGATGTATTTAAAGATGGAAAATATTTATTACAAGAAGAATCACAAACAGCTAGTATGACAAGTCCTAATGAACGTGGAACTTACGAGCGAGATATTATAGCAGTTGATGAACGCTTAAATGTAGCTTATATGGTTTTTAATGGAGATATGTTCAAAATCTTTCCACAAGAAAAATCATCAAAAGAAAATAATAAATGGTATGCTCCTCTAGAAGCATTTACCTCTTTTAAAGGCATGAACCAAACAGCAGTGCAAACCCTTGTTAATGGGTTTATTACAAATACTGCTAATGCAAATTATACAGAAGCCGATAAATATTTGGCTTTAATATCACAATATCAGTATAAAGTTGGTTTTGATGTTGTATTAAGTAAAGCAGCAGTTGAGAGAGAAATATTTTTAGATAAATTAGACATTTTCTTTAAATTAACGATAGCATATATGGTATTTGGTGTGATTATTCTTATCACTGCATTTATTGTGATCTTTAATCCAAAAATCAATGCCAAAAAAATTACCTTATTCTTTACAATCATCACTATAGCACTATTTTCTATCCATACCTTTGGAATGGGATTAAGATGGGTAGTATCAGGACATGCTCCTTGGACAAATACGTATGAGTCTATGTTATATATTTCATGGTCTTCTATGTTTGCAGCAGTTGCTTTTTTCAGACGCTCTCTGCTTGCATTAAGTTCAGCCATTATAATGGCAGGAATATTTATGTTTACAGCCCATTTAACAGGTGTTAACCCTCAAATAACAAACTTAGTACCTGTACTTAACTCTTATTGGTTGACTATTCATGTATCAATTTTAACTGCATCTTATGGTTTCTTTGGTTTGGGAGCTTTTGTTTCTTTTTCTTCATTGATCTTATTTATTTTTAGAAATGAAAAAAGAAAACACTTTGATGGAATTATTAAACACTTAGCAGCTATTACAGAGATTGCTTTAATTATTGGTTTAACACTAATTTCAATTGGAAACTTTTTAGGAGCTATTTGGGCAAATGAATCGTGGGGAAGATACTGGGGTTGGGATCCAAAAGAAACATGGGCTTATGTATCCATTATAGTATATGCCATTGTTATTCACTTAAGATTTATTAAGTCTTTTAATAATCCTTTTGTATTTTCAAGTGCTGCCCTACTCGCTTTTTCGTCTATTATAATGACTTATGTAGGCGTTAACTTCTATTTATCAGGATTACACTCTTATGCAACAGGTGACCCTATACCTATTCCTACATGGACGTACTATACTTTTGCTACCATTTTATTAACTATAATTCTGGCATCAAGAAAACGAAATCTAAATAATTAATTTAAAAAGACTTAATATTGTATATTAAGTCTTCTTCTTAAAAACAATTTTAATCACTTTTTTGATATAATTGCGAAAAATAAGGACATTATTTGAAAAATATTCTTGATATTTTTGAAGACTTAAAAGAAATAGAAAAATGTTCAAATAATCACACTTCTTTTTTGCAATATTTAAAAAACTGCTCAAAAGAATATCAATACAATTTTACAAAAGATGAAAACAACAATATTCTATGTAAAATAAAAAACTCTAAAGCTAAATTATGTTTACAAGTACACTATGATGCGCTAGACAGTAAAGATAATACGTATATTGGCTTAAATACAATTGTTTATTCCTGTATGTTCTTTCTAATGGCTAATCATAATGATTGTGAATTTTTATTTATAGAAAATAAAAATACTAAAGCAGCCCAAATAGATATAGAACTTAGCTCTACTTATATACTTAGTTTAAACTCACAAAAAATAAGAAACACTATTTATGCAAAACATTATAAAAATAAAATTATTAAAAATAAAAACAATCTTGATTTATATGAAATAAGTCTTTTTAGCAAAGAAAATAAAAAAAGTGATCTTATAAGATTATTATCATCTACTATTAAAGAAGCCAAAGCTAAACTTTTAGATTTTAATACACAGGATTTGCCCTTTGGAGCAAAAGCAATTATCGCGTGCCATATAAGTCCTTTAAAAACACACAATAATATGTTAATAGAAAAAGTTGATGCAAAAAGCGAATATATGAATATTTACAGTGATGAAATCATTGATTTTATGCTTAATTTTTCTAATAGTAAATTTAATTATGATAATTCTCAAGAGCACATTCACCTAAGTGCTGTTAGAACCGATCATGAATGTATTGAAGTTCAAATTACTTTCTCATCGGTGCAAGTACTTCTTCAAAAAGTATTAAAAACTTGTGAAACCTATGGTTTTGAAACTAAAAATGAAAAAATATATTTTACAGAAGAAAAGAATAATGTTTTCGAAAAAAATATTTTAGAAACTTATAATAAATATTTGTTTAATTCTTCTAATCAAAATCTTCCTAGTGGTCTTGAGACTAATTTATTAAAAGTAAAATATCCTCACATAAAAACAGCATCTTTAGCTTTTAATCTTTATCTTTTACATTTAAAAGACGCGAATACAGATGATTTTAACTTAGGTAAAATCAATGAAACACTTAGAGATATCATAAGGTACTGTAATGATTAATATTGATATCAATGGTATTTGGGAAAAATACACCTTAAATGAAAAAATTTTTCTATTAGAAAAAAGCTTGAAGAATATCAGCAATAATACTGTCACTTTTTCATTCACTAATCTGGAAAAGATTGACTCCAGTGGTATTATTTTACTTATTCAATATATCACAAAACTTGAAAAAAATCATTGCGCGATAGAAATAATAAATATTTCTAAAAAACATAAAAAAATGTTGGATTTTTATAGTTTAAACTATGAAAAACATTCTTATTCAAAAGAAAAAAAGAAAAATATCTTTCATAATATTACGCTTAGTATTTTAGAATTTTACAATAACTTTCTGGGATTTTTATATTTTGTAGGAAGATTGAATTTTTATCTTTTTTATTCTTTATTGCATCCCTCAAAAATACGCTTTAAAGCTGTAATTTACCACATTGAAGTAGCTGGTTTTAGAATTATTCCTATAATTGCGATTACTATGCTTTTAATATCTTTTGTTACTGCTTATCAAGGTGCGATTCAACTAGAAACTTTTGGTTTAAGTCTTCAAATAGTTGAAATGACAACTATGTCTATGTTTAGAGAATTTGCACCTTTTATAGCTGCTATTATTGTAGCTGGCCGTTCTGCTTCTTCTTATACTGCCCAAATTGGAGCAATGAAAATAACAGATGAAATTGACGCCATGAGAACCATGGGTTTTGCACCTGATATTTACCTTATTTTACCCAGAGTATTTGCACTTGTTATCATTATGCCATTAATCGTATTTTTTGCAGATATGGTCTGTTTATTAGGAGAATTTTTATTGGCAAAGTTTTATTTATCCATGAGTTTTTCTGAGTTTATTACAAGAATATATAATTATGTAGAAGTCAGACATTTTTTATTAGGCATGGTAAAAGCTCCTTTATTTGGCCTAATTATTGGTATTATTGGTTGTTATCGTGGGTTGCAAGTAAGAGGAAGTACAGCTTCCATTGGAATGCTTACTACTAAATCTGTTGTAGATTCTATTCTTTGGTTAATAGTTGTTAATTCAATTATCTCTTACCTTTCTATTACAATTGGATTTTAGATGATTCAAGTAAAAAATATAAGTACTGTATTTAATAAAAATATAATACACGATAATATAAGTTTTGACATTAATGATAAAGAAATATTTGGAATTTTAGGTGGAAGTGGGAGCGGAAAGTCAACCTTGTTAAGGCAAATGATTCTTCTTGAGCCAATACAAGGTGGACATATTAATATATTTGAAAAAGATATTAAAAAACTTAATTTTAAGCAGAGAGAAGATATTTGTAAAAAATGGTCAGTGCTTTTTCAATTTGGTGCTTTATTTTCTTCAATGAATGTAATTGATAATATCTCTGTATTATTAAAAGAACATACCTCTTTGCCTCAAGACTTAATATATGACATTGCTTACACAAAAATAAAAATGGTAGGTCTTGATACTAAAACAGCCTCTTTAATGCCTTCACAATTAAGCGGAGGAATGAAAAAAAGAGTAGCTCTTGCACGTGCTTTGGTATTGGATCCTAAAATACTTTTTTTAGATGAACCAACCTCTGGATTAGACCCTTCAAGCGCAAGAGCTTTTGATGAACTGATATTAAATCTAAGAGACTTACTTGATTTGAGTGTAATCATAATTACGCATGATTTAGATACAATTAAAAGTACCTTGGATCGTTTTATTATTTTGGATGAAAACAAAATCTTATTTAATGGTTCTTATGAAAAAGCATTAAAAGAAAATAATTTAAAGATAAATAAATTTTTAAAGAATAAGGATATATTTGGAAAATAAAGTTTCATACACAATAGTTGGTATATTTGTACTCTCATTTTTTATTGGGATTATTTTATTTATATTATGGTTAGCACGCTATGATATTGACAAAAGCAACTTAAAATATTATAAAATATATGTAAAAGATTCCATTAGCGGTTTGCAAAAAAACTCTATTGTTTCATATAAAGGTTTGGATATTGGGCAAGTAGAATCCATTAAAATTGACAAAACAAATATTGAACAAATTGAAGTCTTATTATTTGTAAGTGATTATACTATTATAAAAAAGAATTCTTATGCTGTCATTGAAAGCAAGGGAATTACAGGAAATAAATACATAGAAATAATGGGAGGAACTCATGATTCAGATGTACTAGAGCTTAATAG from Campylobacteraceae bacterium includes the following:
- a CDS encoding MBL fold metallo-hydrolase gives rise to the protein MQIKVQAMGDYQTNCYIVTINDKDLIIDPGMNSLPWIKEQVNNPIAVLNTHGHFDHVWSNDIVCKTYNIKLHTPKKDIFMLSMDSYGLGMPHSAADVEIEEDEEIEIQGIKIKFHFFPGHTPGCSMIQIDKDLFSGDFIFKDSIGRCDFPYSNVEDMKHSLKKVLSWEKDYNIHPGHGISTTLKAENNSLVQWLNYL
- a CDS encoding GGDEF domain-containing protein; translated protein: MIKDKSKVKKELLFSVKHGSISKSSLFLSYTLNNDVDISFDLFYNDKISVEEIENTSEILKNLTLFLSNMVYTIYLNDTIKKLKLIDYTTGLYNRKYLVQHLEKMLPLAQREKHVIGFLSIGIDRFKAIIEEFSYDIGEEVLIKLAHMLVKEVRTSDIVIHLEADEFLIVLPNVDNINNASFIAQKLVDKFSKIEFLLKKGAILKKTICAGVSLYPNDSATIEDILKNSDISLLEARNTGRSKVFQYSKELSSSLELF
- a CDS encoding GGDEF domain-containing protein is translated as MKSILELIKKSANDERAFVALERIYGLNDQLMYARNITESADYIFTWLSIHFNVDNLTFSLFDIDDNTKSIIYKKGEEFYLDDELTMFFIINTHTNLNAIVSFNTNSKVHFEILQRNYSVIEAAFSQIAPIIQSGILKKNYVESQSIDSVTNVYNRQYLTKHVKKLLSLSKNKTSSIYFLMIGIDHFKAVIDEFDYDVGDKVLIELAKVIHGNISEFDVVARLTGDEFLVSLINTSSKNEVEKTAQKIIEEFSKIEITVHEKYILKKTICIGLTLYHTYESIDDAIKNADMALYEAKNTGRSTLQHFTEIKEEDTIDLF
- the cmoB gene encoding tRNA 5-methoxyuridine(34)/uridine 5-oxyacetic acid(34) synthase CmoB, with protein sequence MDIEKLKLKKVKCLEWKNVKPWVDQLNRLKEMNISSEDISLKDSVCIGKADELNEEEHAALLETAKTLIPWRKGPFNLFGLEINSEWQSNIKYDLIRPFFNLKDKVVADIGCNNGYYMFRMLEDKPKKIIGFDPAPLPMLQFEFINHFYKSNIEYEMLGVEHLEAYNHKFDFIFMLGVLYHRPDPVGTLKSLNRGLNKGGEILIDTFMIDSEEEVSLTPHDRYSKIPNIYFIPSIKALKNWLNRAGFGEIEVLATTVTSNEEQRKTPWSFDQSLEDFLDPNDSSKTIEGYPAPKRVYIKAKTLK
- the ccsA gene encoding cytochrome c biogenesis protein CcsA; this translates as MSKITDIFFSFKLALSLLAILAIGAGVATFIENDYGTSTARVLVFNHLWYEMVFVLISINLSCIMYKRKMWKVPARFLIHSSFLVILLGAGITRYMGYEGIIHIREGETSNLMISQEPYLQVRIKLKNKGFYKEFPMEFGAIGDKHFSHDISFDEKILNVTLNNFFYVKKGKDDMSILTVDATLNGITKTVKLPGKRGIQGVPRTVSFGDTLITMEYGSKTLKLPFSLRLNDFQLERYPGSMSPASYASEVTVIKKGEKPYDYRIFMNNTLKEGNFLFFQSSFDPDEKGTVLSVNNDPGKWPTYFGYMMLILGFTLNLFDKKSRFSKLTKMVKEKNIAYALILSLLSFSALDVKAETLPFVQQEVFIKYAKDLNTNAKDISQNFAKLTVQSNGGRMKPLEALNKEIVNKLSGRDNLFSLNYNQIVLGMLSRPEIWRDVKMISIKTPKLKKILGLDVKSKYIAFSDVFKDGKYLLQEESQTASMTSPNERGTYERDIIAVDERLNVAYMVFNGDMFKIFPQEKSSKENNKWYAPLEAFTSFKGMNQTAVQTLVNGFITNTANANYTEADKYLALISQYQYKVGFDVVLSKAAVEREIFLDKLDIFFKLTIAYMVFGVIILITAFIVIFNPKINAKKITLFFTIITIALFSIHTFGMGLRWVVSGHAPWTNTYESMLYISWSSMFAAVAFFRRSLLALSSAIIMAGIFMFTAHLTGVNPQITNLVPVLNSYWLTIHVSILTASYGFFGLGAFVSFSSLILFIFRNEKRKHFDGIIKHLAAITEIALIIGLTLISIGNFLGAIWANESWGRYWGWDPKETWAYVSIIVYAIVIHLRFIKSFNNPFVFSSAALLAFSSIIMTYVGVNFYLSGLHSYATGDPIPIPTWTYYTFATILLTIILASRKRNLNN
- a CDS encoding ABC transporter permease, with product MINIDINGIWEKYTLNEKIFLLEKSLKNISNNTVTFSFTNLEKIDSSGIILLIQYITKLEKNHCAIEIINISKKHKKMLDFYSLNYEKHSYSKEKKKNIFHNITLSILEFYNNFLGFLYFVGRLNFYLFYSLLHPSKIRFKAVIYHIEVAGFRIIPIIAITMLLISFVTAYQGAIQLETFGLSLQIVEMTTMSMFREFAPFIAAIIVAGRSASSYTAQIGAMKITDEIDAMRTMGFAPDIYLILPRVFALVIIMPLIVFFADMVCLLGEFLLAKFYLSMSFSEFITRIYNYVEVRHFLLGMVKAPLFGLIIGIIGCYRGLQVRGSTASIGMLTTKSVVDSILWLIVVNSIISYLSITIGF
- a CDS encoding ATP-binding cassette domain-containing protein; this translates as MIQVKNISTVFNKNIIHDNISFDINDKEIFGILGGSGSGKSTLLRQMILLEPIQGGHINIFEKDIKKLNFKQREDICKKWSVLFQFGALFSSMNVIDNISVLLKEHTSLPQDLIYDIAYTKIKMVGLDTKTASLMPSQLSGGMKKRVALARALVLDPKILFLDEPTSGLDPSSARAFDELILNLRDLLDLSVIIITHDLDTIKSTLDRFIILDENKILFNGSYEKALKENNLKINKFLKNKDIFGK